A window of Bacteroidota bacterium genomic DNA:
CGTAGACGTCGAACGGGATATCCGTCGGCTGGACGACCGGCTGGCGGAGACGGCGGCGGAAGTCGTCGCGGTAGAGCGTCGCGTCGAGCTTGCCGAAGGGCAGCGTGAGCCCCTCGAAGGCCTCGATCTTGGCGCGGAGGCGCGCAGCGAGGAAGACGCCGCGCGTCTGCATGCCCACGAGCGCGAGGCGGTCGCCCGGCTCTGCGTCGTCGTCGAGGTGCTCCACGATCTGCCGCGCGAGGCGGTTGAGCGTGCGGTCGAGGTCGTCCGCGTCCATGAGGTGCGCCTTGACGCGGTCCCCTGGGGACAGTGTGAGGTCCGTCGAAGTAGGGCGATCCATAGAAAGCGACAGGGCGGTGAACCAACGGACGGGCAGCGGCGACAAGCTACGCACCGAGGATCCGTTGAGACGCCGCCCCGGCGTTTGTGGATGGGCATCAGACGCCGCGCTCAGCTCCGTGTGACGAGGTGCCAGAGGAAGCGCAACTCTGGGCGCGTGGCGGCGGCGATGAAGCCAAGCGTGAGGATGCCCAACGCAAACGGCACGGCGAACCCGAGGCCAAGTGCGCGTCCAAGCGACACCCGTGCTACCCCACCGAGGTCGACCAGCGCGCGGAGCTGCCCGACGAGCTCCGCCACGGCCCACAGCCCGAGCAGCCCGAGCGCCCACACGGCCAGGCTCAGGCTGGGCGGCTGCGATGCAAGCACCATCGCCGCGAAGAGCAGCACCAGCACGGGCCAACGTGCCCACACCGTCAGCGTGAGGGCCTGCGCGGGCAGCAGCCGGTTGGCGCGGGCAAGTACGGCCATCAGCACGACGTTGAACAGCTGCGCTAGCGCGTAGAGGCTCGCCAGGACGATCACGAGCAGCATCGACTGCTGGAGCAGCGTGTTGAGCCCGCGCAGCACGTTAGGCGGCAGCCCAGCCACGAGCAGCCCAAGCACGTCGGTCTGGCCGAGCGTCCGCAGCGCGATCGCCCAGATCACGCCGACGCCGAGCGCGAGCACGCCCGCCATCGCCGCCGTCGGCCAGCCCTCGACGCCGCGCGAGCGGCGGACGGCATCCTGGTACATCGACGGGCGGGCGACGTGCTCCGTGGCGAGCACCTGGAAGGTCGGCGTAAGCCAGTAGAGGTAGGCGAGCGCCAATACGAGCAGCCAGCCGACCATCACGAGGAGCGAGGGACGCTGTCCAGCCGGGGTCACGCCCGCATCGATGGCGAAGAGCGTCTGCTGCCCCGTGAAGAGACCGCGTGCCACGTCCAGGGCCGGGCGCGGCTGACCGTCGCCGTCGTGCAGGCCGTATTCGGTCGCGCTGACGCTGGTGGCGAGGAGCGCTCCCTCCTGCCCAGAGTCGCGCCAGCGGTAGGCGAGCAGCACCCACGGCGCGGCATCGAGCGCGGCGCGGAGGTGGGTTTCGAGCTCGCGCGCCTGCGCCTCAGCGGAGGCGGGCACGGCATGACCGCCGTCGCGCCCCGGACGCACCGCAGCCCCGGCAGCCAGTCCGACCGGCACGTCCGACCGGGCTCGCCAGCGCCCCATCAACGCGGCGGGGTCGGCGTCCAAGACGTCGAAGAGGACCGCGTCCACCTCGTCGGCGCACACATCGTCCTCGACGAAGCGCGAGACGTAGTAGGTCGTCGCGCCGGGTGGCCCAGTCTCACGCACGAGGCGTTGGAGCCGCGCGAAGTAGACGCACGCGGCCGGGTCGCTTGTGTCGCTGCTGGTGGCGAGCCCGAAGTGCCGCGCCGACGGGTGCGCCGCGCTCCGAGCAAGCGCATCGGCGAGGGTGCGTTCTGCAAAGGCGAGGGTGTCGCGCAACCGCACCGCAGGCAGCGTGCGGATCGGGAGGTCCTGGTAGAGCACGAGACCCCGACGGGACGCCGCGGCCAGCACGAACTCCCGCTCGACCACGCCGGTGCGAACCACCCGCACGCCCGCCTCCGCCATCGCCGCGAGGTCGTCGAGCGCCTGCGTCGAGTCGGCGGGTACGTCCCACACGACGCCCACGGGCACCGACGGCTGCGCCGTGGCGCACAGCGGCACGACAAGCAGCGAGACAAGAACGAGCAAAGGGGGGGGCCAGCGCATGCCGAAAGCTACGTCGCCACTCACCCCGCTTCTGCCGAGTCGAGTGCGTCGGTCGGCAGCTTGAGCACGAAGGTCGCCCCGCCGCCCGGCGTCGGCTCTACGTCCAGCGCACCGCCGTGGCCCTGCGTCACGATGTCGTAGCTCAGGCTCAGCCCCAGCCCGATGCCCTGACCGGCAGGCTTGGTGGTAAAGAACGGCTCGAACACCTTCGCGTGCAGACCGTCCGACACGCCAGGCCCGTTGTCGCTCACCCGCACCTCGACGCGGCCCGCGCTGCGCTGGGTCGTCACCGTCACGCGGGCATGGGCATCGGGCGCTACCCTCTCGGCGAGCGCGTCGGTATCTGCGAGCGCGTCGAAGGCGTTGCCGAGCAGGTTGAGCAGCACGCGCCCGATCTCCTGCGGGGCCAGGTCCACCGTTCCCACCTCCGCATCGAAGTCGCGGACGATCTCGACGCCAAAGCCTGGGTCGCGGGCACGCGCCCCGTGCCACGCCAGGTCGATGTGCTGATCCACGAGCGCGTTGAGATCGACCGGCTGGCGGGCGCTCTCGCCCGTGCGCGCGTGGTCGAGCATCGCCCGGACGATGCCGTCGGCGCGGCGCGCGTGCGCCTCGATGCGCTCGGCGTGCACGCGGAGGTCGGCCTGCAGCGCCTCGACCTCTTCGGGGTCGTCCTCCGCCTCCAGGTCGTCGAGCAGTTCGCGTGAGAGCGCTGCGAAGTTGGTGACGAAGTTGAGCGGGTTCTTGATCTCGTGCGCGACGCCCGCCGTGAGCATGCCTAGCGACGCCATCTTCTCCTGCTGCACGAGCCGCGCCTGCGCCGCCTTTAGGTCC
This region includes:
- the pyrR gene encoding bifunctional pyr operon transcriptional regulator/uracil phosphoribosyltransferase PyrR produces the protein MDRPTSTDLTLSPGDRVKAHLMDADDLDRTLNRLARQIVEHLDDDAEPGDRLALVGMQTRGVFLAARLRAKIEAFEGLTLPFGKLDATLYRDDFRRRLRQPVVQPTDIPFDVYDRRLVLVDDVVYTGRTTRAALDALMDLGRPASVRVLCMIDRGLRELPIRPDFVGRTVPTTPGEEVRVRLTETDGVDGVWLVERTKIDD
- a CDS encoding ATP-binding protein — translated: MLYDAERDAEVVEAVVDIFQTLSAEEPEALDRLYTLLAPHFAGLGSGPEDFYTDPSSFVESIRIEQAQMPYATTYDEVWVDVRRVRDDLAIVTGQLRVVIHAEPEEHTIEPRYTFVLEQLDGRWRLAHSHFSVEDPILDPGATLASALERRNRDLELLVERRTAELNQSLADLKAAQARLVQQEKMASLGMLTAGVAHEIKNPLNFVTNFAALSRELLDDLEAEDDPEEVEALQADLRVHAERIEAHARRADGIVRAMLDHARTGESARQPVDLNALVDQHIDLAWHGARARDPGFGVEIVRDFDAEVGTVDLAPQEIGRVLLNLLGNAFDALADTDALAERVAPDAHARVTVTTQRSAGRVEVRVSDNGPGVSDGLHAKVFEPFFTTKPAGQGIGLGLSLSYDIVTQGHGGALDVEPTPGGGATFVLKLPTDALDSAEAG